The Pirellulales bacterium genome segment GCTAAACCCTTGACCAAGAATCGTCGAGCCATCGCCTGAAATACCTTTTGCGTACCCTATGAACCCATTATCGGGCAGGTTGGTGAGTGGCGTCATCACCCCATTGGTCCATACAACCCCTTCTTCAAAGTACGGCGAGAAAATCGATTGATTGGTTTGAGTGTAACCGACGATCATTGTCCCATTGGACGAAACGCCCATTGCGCCGCTCTGGCCATGAACGAATGGCAATCCCTGAAAACTATCGGCGAGCGTGATATTCGCTGTGACAATTCCAACAACACTCGTCGTCACCGCGATTAAACCATTCCGCAACGAATGCAGTTGCAACGCGAACATTATTGATGCCCTATTTTTTGTGCGATCAGTTTTTAGATGGCCCTCTCGCCGCGTGAAGCGAGCAGGCCAAGGCGCAGAGCAGTATCGCCGAAAAGCCGAGTATCACCGCTAAACACGGCAAACGACTGGGGTAAGCGTGTCGCGCCGCTTGACATCGCTTACAACCCCCCAAGGCGTCAGCGTTCGAAGGCGACCAGTAGCGTGCTCCGCAGCGCAGCGCGAGTGAGATAGAAGATGCGAAGCAACTGCCCGATTCTGGCCAGCAGCGACCATTCCAAGGTATCCGCCCCTGTACCGAATCGCAATAAATTGTCGATTCCCCTACGAAATTGGTCCGCATGCGGCTGAGGTGCAACGTTCCTATGTTTCACATTTGACTGTAAGTGGCTGATGGCGTGGCCGTGCGAGTCGCCAACGGCTCGCGCAATTGCTGCTTACACAGGGGGCAGCGCCGGAGTGCTTAACTTTTGGCAAACAGAGAGCCGGCCGTCAGCTTTCGGCCATAACCCTTGATTCAGACGGCAGTTTCGGCATACTAGGGCCACGACAAGCCGTTTTTATGGCCGCCCCGGCACGCCGATTGCCTAAAGCTCGCGCAGCGGAAGGATTGTATCCGCGCTTCTGCGCCACGGATCGGCGAACGATTTCTGCTGTTCGCTTGGGCTAACGTCCTGTTAGGCGGTCGTCCCCAGCGTCAAGTTTCTGGAAGGGATGAAATCAGTGAGTACCCACGTCCTCGGTGGCACTTCGACCAATGGAAATGGTTCGGCGGCGGCTGGCAACTCCCATGGAGCGCCTGCGCACGCGTCGGCACGTTCGGCCGCGATCTCGGCGGTGACGAACTGGCGCCCGAGCTCGCCCCCCCTGAGCTTTGCCGACACCGCTTCGCACGAGGTATTCGGCGCGAATGTTTTCAGCCGCTCAGTCATGAAAGAACGGCTGCCCAAGCCCGTCTTCAAGGCGCTCATCAAAACAATCGAGTTGGGGGCCAAGCTCGATCCCTCGATTGCCGACGTCGTGGCCGCGGCCATGAAGGATTGGGCGATCTCGAAGGGAGCCACCCACTATGCTCACGTCTTTTACCCGCTGACCGGGCTGACGGCCGAAAAGCACGACAGCTTTCTCTCGCTCGATAGCGAGGGGAACGCCTTGGCCGAGTTCAGTGGCAAGGCTCTGATTCAGGGCGAGCCCGACGGCTCTAGCTTTCCGACCGGCGGTATTCGCGCCACGTTCGAGGCGCGCGGCTACACGATCTGGGACGTAACGAGCCCGGCCTACATTTTGGAGAACCCCAACGGCACCACGCTGTGCATTCCCACGGCGTTTGTCTCGTGGACCGGAGAAGCGCTCGACAAGAAGACCCCCGTACTGCGGTCGATGCAGGCCCTGAACAAGCAGGCTCATCGCATTCTCAAGCTGTTCGGCCACGACGACGGAGCCTTCGTGGCGTCGACAGCCGGTCCCGAGCAAGAGTACTTCTTGGTTGATCGCCACTTCTATTTCGCGCGGCCCGACTTGTACACAGCAGGCCGCACGCTGTTCGGAGCCAAGCCACCGAAGGGGCAGGAATTCGAAGATCATTACTTCGGCGCCATCCCCGAGCGCGTGCTGGCCTTCATGTTGGAAGTCGAGCGCGATCTGAGCAAGCTCGGCGTGCCGGTGAAGACCCGTCATAACGAAGTGGCGCCGGGCCAATACGAGATCGCGCCGATCTTCGAATCGGCCAACCTGGCGACCGATCATCAACACCTGGTGATGATCACCCTGAAGCGCGTCGCCGAGAAATACGGCATGGCTTGCTTGACCCACGAAAAGCCCTTTGCCGGCGTCAACGGTTCGGGCAAGCACGTCAACTGGTCGCTGGGTAGTGCCTCGCAAGGCAACCTGCTCGATCCCGGCGACAACCCGCACACGAACGCCCAATTCCTGGTGTTCTGCGCGGCGGTCATTCGTGCCGTCAAGAAGTATCAAGGCTTGCTGCGGGCGGTCGTCGCCACGGCCGGCAACGATCACCGCCTAGGCGCCAACGAGGCTCCTCCGGCGATTATCTCGATCTTCCTGGGCGACCAACTGACCGACGTCTTCCAGCAGATCAAGGCGGGCGGTGCCAACAGTTCGATCGCCAAGGGAACGCTCACGGTCGGTGTCGACGTGTTGCCGCCATTGCCGAAGGATGCCGGCGACCGTAACCGTACCAGCCCGTTTGCCTTTACGGGCAACCGCTTCGAGTTCCGTGCGGTGGGATCGAATCAATCGATCGCCGGCCCGCTCGTTGCGATGAACACCATCATCTGTGAATCGCTCGACTACTGTGCCACCAAGCTCGAGGCCGCCACGGCCGGCAAGCCCGACGCCCTGCACGGAGCTGTGCAGAAGTTGTTGACCGAGATCATCAACG includes the following:
- a CDS encoding glutamine synthetase III, with the protein product MSTHVLGGTSTNGNGSAAAGNSHGAPAHASARSAAISAVTNWRPSSPPLSFADTASHEVFGANVFSRSVMKERLPKPVFKALIKTIELGAKLDPSIADVVAAAMKDWAISKGATHYAHVFYPLTGLTAEKHDSFLSLDSEGNALAEFSGKALIQGEPDGSSFPTGGIRATFEARGYTIWDVTSPAYILENPNGTTLCIPTAFVSWTGEALDKKTPVLRSMQALNKQAHRILKLFGHDDGAFVASTAGPEQEYFLVDRHFYFARPDLYTAGRTLFGAKPPKGQEFEDHYFGAIPERVLAFMLEVERDLSKLGVPVKTRHNEVAPGQYEIAPIFESANLATDHQHLVMITLKRVAEKYGMACLTHEKPFAGVNGSGKHVNWSLGSASQGNLLDPGDNPHTNAQFLVFCAAVIRAVKKYQGLLRAVVATAGNDHRLGANEAPPAIISIFLGDQLTDVFQQIKAGGANSSIAKGTLTVGVDVLPPLPKDAGDRNRTSPFAFTGNRFEFRAVGSNQSIAGPLVAMNTIICESLDYCATKLEAATAGKPDALHGAVQKLLTEIINESESIVFNGDGYSAAWHQEAAKRGLKNLKSSIDALPELSDSDVKALFIKYGVLSERELQSRLDIYLEQYCKTVRVEALLTIEMSKTLIFPAVIRYQNELASTCANLKLVGYEFDTDTLDKITELVKCLQDSTSMLEKALAHHGAASLDDEARHFCEEVLPAMSAVRKYADELEGWVADDLWPLPTYQEMLFIK